In Pseudomonas sp. R76, one genomic interval encodes:
- a CDS encoding TrkH family potassium uptake protein: MALPTLRIIGFIIGIFLITLAIAMVVPMATLVIFERTSDLPSFLWASMITFLAGLALVIPGRPEHVHLRPRDMYLLTVSSWVVVCVFAALPFLLTQHISYTDSFFESMSGITATGSTVLSGLDSMSPGILMWRSLLHWLGGIGFIGMAVAILPLLRIGGMRLFQTESSDRSEKVMPRSHMVARLIVAAYVGITILGSLAFWWAGMGLFDAINHAMSAISTGGFSTSDESLSHWKQPAVHWVAVVVMILGSLPFTLYVATLRGNRRALIKDQQVQGLLGLLLVTWLVLGTWYWWTTDLHWLDALRHVAVNVTSVVTTTGFALGDYSIWGNFSLMLFFYLGFVGGCSGSTAGGIKIFRFQVAYILLKANLNQLIHPRAVIKQKYNGHRLDEEIVRSILTFSFFFAITICAIALALSLLGLDWMTALTGAASTVSGVGPGLGETIGPAGNFASLPDAAKWILSFGMLLGRLEIITVFVLCIPAFWRH, from the coding sequence GACCCTACGCATCATCGGTTTCATCATCGGCATCTTCCTGATCACCCTCGCGATCGCCATGGTCGTCCCGATGGCCACGCTGGTGATCTTCGAACGCACCAGCGACCTGCCCTCGTTCCTCTGGGCCAGCATGATTACCTTTCTCGCCGGCCTGGCGCTGGTGATCCCCGGCCGCCCCGAACACGTGCACTTGCGCCCCCGCGACATGTACTTGCTCACCGTCAGCAGTTGGGTGGTGGTGTGTGTGTTCGCCGCGCTGCCGTTTTTGCTGACCCAGCACATCAGCTACACCGACTCTTTCTTCGAAAGCATGTCCGGCATCACCGCCACCGGCTCAACCGTATTGAGCGGGCTGGACAGCATGTCACCGGGCATCCTGATGTGGCGCTCGCTGCTGCACTGGCTCGGGGGTATCGGCTTTATCGGCATGGCGGTGGCGATCCTGCCGTTGCTGCGCATTGGTGGCATGCGCCTGTTCCAGACCGAATCCTCGGACCGTTCGGAAAAGGTCATGCCGCGCTCACACATGGTGGCGCGGCTGATCGTGGCGGCCTACGTGGGCATTACCATCCTCGGCAGCCTGGCGTTCTGGTGGGCCGGGATGGGCTTGTTCGATGCGATCAATCACGCGATGTCGGCGATCTCCACCGGCGGTTTTTCCACCTCGGATGAATCCCTGTCCCACTGGAAACAACCGGCAGTGCACTGGGTGGCGGTGGTGGTGATGATCCTCGGCAGCTTGCCGTTCACCTTGTATGTGGCCACGTTGCGCGGCAATCGCCGGGCGCTGATCAAGGATCAGCAGGTGCAAGGTTTGCTGGGTTTATTGCTGGTGACCTGGCTGGTGCTCGGCACTTGGTACTGGTGGACGACCGATCTGCATTGGCTGGACGCGCTGCGTCATGTGGCGGTAAACGTCACCTCTGTAGTGACCACCACCGGCTTTGCACTTGGGGACTACAGCATCTGGGGTAACTTCTCACTGATGCTGTTCTTCTACCTGGGCTTTGTCGGCGGCTGCTCAGGCTCCACGGCGGGCGGGATCAAGATCTTCCGTTTCCAGGTCGCCTATATATTGCTCAAGGCCAACTTGAACCAGCTGATTCACCCACGCGCGGTGATCAAGCAGAAATACAACGGCCACCGCCTCGACGAAGAGATCGTGCGCTCGATTCTGACCTTTTCGTTCTTCTTCGCCATCACCATCTGCGCCATCGCCCTGGCCCTGTCGCTGCTCGGGCTGGACTGGATGACCGCGTTGACCGGCGCCGCCAGCACCGTCTCGGGCGTGGGCCCGGGTCTGGGCGAAACCATCGGCCCGGCCGGCAACTTCGCCAGCTTGCCGGATGCGGCCAAGTGGATCCTGTCGTTCGGCATGCTGCTGGGCCGGCTGGAGATCATTACAGTCTTTGTTCTGTGCATTCCGGCGTTTTGGCGCCACTGA
- a CDS encoding AraC family transcriptional regulator: MSERTTSASWAMGIVKALEMDGLDCRVLFKQLGLDYAALSDPDARFPQDSMTRLWQRAVELSGNPAIGLNMGKVVRPASFHVAGYALMSSNTLAEGFMRLVRYQRIIAESADLSFRLLPEGYALILTVHGDHLPPTRQSAEASLASALALCGWLTGRTLQPRKVVLQGDQPADLAPYKQAFHAPLEFNAPYDALIFEQADMEAPLPTANEAMALLHDRFAGEYLARFSESRVTHKARQVLCRLLPQGEPKREVVAQTLHLSQRTLQRRLQEEGTSFQTLLDDTRRELAEQYLAQPSMTLLEIAYLLGFADPSNFFRAFRRWFDATPGEYRARLLEASTVSGAKTPECTEQRL, encoded by the coding sequence ATGAGCGAACGAACAACTTCTGCAAGCTGGGCGATGGGGATAGTCAAGGCGCTGGAAATGGACGGCCTGGATTGCCGCGTCTTGTTCAAGCAACTGGGCCTGGACTACGCCGCCCTCAGTGATCCCGACGCGCGTTTTCCGCAGGACTCCATGACAAGGTTGTGGCAGCGGGCGGTGGAGTTGTCGGGCAACCCCGCAATCGGCTTGAACATGGGCAAAGTGGTGCGCCCGGCCTCGTTTCATGTGGCCGGTTACGCGCTGATGTCCAGCAACACCCTCGCGGAAGGCTTTATGCGCCTGGTGCGCTACCAGCGCATCATTGCCGAAAGCGCCGACCTGAGCTTCCGCCTGCTACCCGAAGGCTATGCGCTGATTCTGACGGTGCATGGCGACCACCTGCCGCCCACCCGGCAAAGCGCCGAAGCGTCGCTGGCGAGTGCCTTGGCGCTGTGCGGCTGGTTGACCGGGCGCACCCTGCAACCGCGCAAAGTCGTGTTGCAAGGTGATCAACCGGCGGACCTCGCGCCTTACAAACAGGCCTTCCATGCGCCGCTGGAATTCAATGCGCCGTATGACGCGCTGATTTTCGAGCAGGCTGACATGGAGGCGCCGCTGCCCACGGCCAATGAGGCCATGGCGCTGTTGCATGATCGGTTTGCCGGTGAATACCTGGCGCGGTTTTCCGAGAGCCGCGTGACCCACAAGGCCCGCCAGGTGCTGTGCCGCCTGTTGCCCCAGGGCGAGCCCAAGCGCGAAGTGGTCGCCCAGACCTTGCACCTGTCCCAGCGCACCTTGCAGCGGCGTTTGCAGGAGGAGGGCACCAGTTTCCAGACCTTGCTCGACGACACCCGCCGCGAACTCGCCGAGCAATACCTGGCGCAGCCGAGCATGACGTTGCTGGAAATTGCCTACCTGTTGGGGTTTGCCGACCCGAGCAATTTTTTCCGCGCGTTCCGCCGTTGGTTCGATGCCACGCCTGGCGAATACCGGGCGCGGTTGCTCGAAGCGTCAACGGTCAGTGGCGCCAAAACGCCGGAATGCACAGAACAAAGACTGTAA